The Musa acuminata AAA Group cultivar baxijiao chromosome BXJ2-2, Cavendish_Baxijiao_AAA, whole genome shotgun sequence genome has a segment encoding these proteins:
- the LOC135604893 gene encoding calcium-binding protein CP1-like → MCPAGRGLAPAPLRPAFDVLDADRDGKISQDDLKAFFSSGVAAALSDEDIGSMISAADADRDGLVEFEEFERVLGRPRGGDGVMAEAFRVMDRDGDGKVGFGDLKAYLKMAGLPASDDDIWTMIRMGGSDGISFDALVKILAVDLANGP, encoded by the coding sequence ATGTGCCCCGCCGGCCGCGGCCTAGCCCCGGCCCCCCTCCGGCCGGCGTTCGACGTCCTCGACGCCGACCGCGACGGCAAGATAAGCCAAGACGACCTCAAGGCCTTCTTCTCTTCCGGCGTCGCCGCGGCCCTCTCGGACGAGGACATCGGTTCCATGATCTCCGCCGCCGACGCCGACCGCGACGGGCTCGTGGAGTTCGAGGAGTTCGAGCGCGTCCTTGGCCGCCCCCGCGGCGGGGACGGCGTCATGGCGGAGGCGTTCCGCGTGATGGATCGTGATGGGGACGGGAAGGTGGGGTTCGGGGACCTGAAGGCGTACCTGAAGATGGCTGGGCTGCCGGCCAGCGACGATGATATCTGGACGATGATACGGATGGGCGGCAGCGATGGGATTAGCTTTGACGCCCTCGTCAAGATCCTCGCCGTCGATCTCGCCAATGGCCCGTGA